One window from the genome of Rickettsiella endosymbiont of Xylota segnis encodes:
- a CDS encoding NAD-glutamate dehydrogenase encodes MNNLTNRVYKSIIDNILNFALSSKKVPEDQTKLFTAFAQQYYAHTDLETLKTRSAENLGAALASHWNLIYRRLPGQANIHVYNPSLEKDGWESKYSIVQIVAEDKPFLVDSTRMEIIRQGFNIAFNIHFGNIKLRRDKQGKVIEVLPYDAIADKQTEALIYLEIDKNSNIEILSKLAKKLEKVLEQVILVVNDWPEMRSRMQSCLKELEQNSPPYDPEDVAESKDFLAWLLNDHFTFLGCRDYDLSKDHKTLRMVKKSGLGVLRDETKSKEEKPLTELPPEARRLAFSPQVLVISKTNSKSRVHRSVYADYIGVKRFNEQGKLIGERRFIGLYTSTVYHSDPRSIPLIRRKIQLILQNSNLPLKGHAGKALLDILSSLPRDDLFQASVKELTQLALGILHIQEQRTVRLFVRQDNYRRFISCLVYLPKEQLNTDLQRQMEKILVREFSGIEIGFSTLLGDSNLARIHFLIRTDPKKDLTYDVKKIEAQLVEVARSWKEELRQALIEYYGEQDGTRLLQKYMYAFPSGYRDTFSANIAVHDIAQLERISLEHPLEMNLYPSASEKGVPLRFKLFQVGKPIILSDALPVLENMGLRVMDEWPQEITLPDGHRIWINDFGVIPVNIDDIDVSQVKEIFQEAFSKIWSGEVENDGFNRLILAGQLTWREVSILRAYTKYLRQIGVPFSQAYVETVVARNAEIAKILVKLFKYYFDPSRQDESGSVTASLEKSLHTALDAVVSLDEDRILRNLFEVIQATLRTNYYQTCQQNKPKPWLALKLNPSQITDLPLPRPMYEIFVYSPRVEAVHLRAAKVARGGIRWSDRREDFRTEVLGLMKAQQVKNAVIVPAGAKGGFVCKQLPENADREAVMNEVIICYQTFMRGLLDLTDNLQNNVVIHPKDVVRYDEEDPYLVVAADKGTASFSDIANAIAAEYNFWLGDAFASGGSVGYDHKKMGITARGAWESVRRHSRALGFNPDKNDFTVVGIGDMSGDVFGNGMLLSHHIKLVAAFNHMHVFIDPNPDPEKSFQERKRLFNLPRSTWQDYNANLISKGGGIFLRSQKSIVLSSEIKKLLDISQDSIAPDGLIRAVLKANVDLLWNGGIGTYVKASNERNADVGDRTNDNLRIDAKELRCRIVAEGGNLGLTQLGRVEYALNGGLIYTDFIDNSAGVDCSDHEVNCKILLNAVVASGEMTFDQRNALLAEMTDEIAKLVLYDNYCQTRTISLAAMHAQQELEFHRRYIQELERHGKLDRALEFLPDEKALLERKALGKGLTSPEIAVLLAYTKMWVKAELLEKHSLEEDYLKRVLESAFPKPLRGRFSKFMQQHSLRREIIATKISNAMVNDMGITFVFRLKTEIGADIASIARAYAIAHHVFGFSELLGIAENLNDDVAPVTRYAIMRQFNRLIRRATRWFIYNYKDQLTDILGMVDRFKQSIVTLNKNLPNLLIGEEREHWEKNIQGLIEAGISEEIAKRIANVDHEYALLDIIDAAQRNNLALQNVAELYFMVGERFGFTWLRSQIMKIAIETLWDNLARVILLDDLDTQQRHLTVIILQCVIDKQGNNEICLEQWETDNQDFIQRWEQFLADLRSTGELKLMMFSVVIRELVSMVNTTNLSKVTS; translated from the coding sequence ATGAACAACCTTACTAACCGTGTTTATAAATCGATCATAGATAACATTTTAAACTTTGCATTATCTTCGAAAAAAGTGCCCGAAGATCAAACTAAGTTGTTTACTGCATTTGCCCAGCAGTATTATGCTCACACCGATTTAGAAACATTAAAAACCCGCTCTGCTGAAAATCTTGGTGCAGCACTTGCTTCTCATTGGAATCTTATTTATCGGCGTTTACCTGGTCAAGCAAATATTCATGTATATAATCCTAGTCTTGAAAAAGATGGTTGGGAAAGCAAATATAGTATTGTTCAAATCGTTGCAGAAGATAAACCTTTCTTAGTAGATTCCACTCGCATGGAGATTATTCGGCAAGGGTTTAATATCGCTTTCAATATCCATTTTGGTAATATAAAATTACGTCGTGATAAGCAGGGGAAAGTAATCGAGGTTTTACCCTATGATGCTATTGCAGACAAACAAACTGAAGCTTTAATTTATTTGGAAATTGATAAAAATTCCAATATTGAAATTCTTAGTAAGTTGGCTAAAAAACTTGAAAAGGTATTAGAGCAGGTTATTCTAGTTGTAAACGACTGGCCAGAAATGCGGTCGAGAATGCAAAGTTGCTTGAAAGAACTGGAACAAAATTCTCCGCCTTATGATCCAGAAGATGTTGCAGAATCTAAGGATTTTTTGGCTTGGTTACTGAATGATCACTTTACGTTTTTAGGTTGCCGTGATTACGACTTGAGTAAAGATCATAAAACACTGCGCATGGTCAAAAAGTCAGGTTTAGGTGTGTTAAGAGATGAAACCAAAAGCAAAGAAGAAAAACCTTTAACAGAACTACCTCCGGAAGCACGTCGTTTAGCTTTCTCTCCACAAGTACTAGTTATTTCTAAGACTAATAGTAAATCTAGAGTACATCGATCCGTTTATGCTGATTATATTGGGGTTAAACGTTTTAATGAACAGGGGAAATTAATTGGAGAAAGGCGTTTTATTGGTCTTTATACTTCAACAGTGTACCATAGTGACCCGCGCAGTATTCCTTTGATACGGCGCAAGATACAATTAATTTTACAAAATTCAAATCTACCTTTAAAAGGTCATGCTGGAAAAGCTTTATTAGATATTCTCTCAAGTTTACCCCGCGACGACTTATTTCAAGCTTCAGTAAAGGAACTAACGCAACTTGCGTTAGGTATTTTACATATCCAAGAGCAAAGGACAGTCCGTCTATTCGTAAGGCAAGATAATTATCGGCGCTTTATTTCTTGTTTAGTTTATTTGCCCAAAGAACAATTAAATACCGATCTACAACGCCAGATGGAAAAGATCTTGGTACGAGAATTCTCAGGCATTGAAATTGGGTTTTCAACCTTGCTTGGAGATTCTAATCTTGCACGCATCCATTTTTTAATTAGGACCGATCCTAAAAAAGATTTAACCTACGATGTCAAAAAAATTGAGGCACAACTGGTTGAAGTAGCCCGTTCTTGGAAAGAAGAATTGCGTCAGGCTTTAATTGAATATTATGGCGAACAAGATGGCACGCGGCTGTTACAAAAATATATGTATGCTTTTCCTAGCGGATATCGAGATACATTTTCCGCAAACATAGCCGTACATGATATAGCACAATTAGAAAGAATTTCTTTAGAACATCCTTTAGAAATGAACCTTTATCCTTCGGCGAGTGAAAAGGGTGTCCCATTAAGGTTTAAATTATTTCAGGTGGGTAAACCCATCATTTTGTCTGATGCCTTGCCAGTTCTTGAAAATATGGGTTTACGCGTCATGGATGAGTGGCCGCAAGAAATTACCTTACCCGATGGCCATCGCATTTGGATTAATGATTTTGGCGTGATACCCGTGAATATTGATGACATAGATGTTTCTCAGGTTAAAGAAATTTTCCAAGAAGCTTTTAGTAAGATATGGTCTGGAGAAGTCGAAAATGATGGGTTTAATCGTTTAATATTAGCTGGGCAATTAACTTGGCGTGAAGTTTCTATATTAAGAGCTTATACCAAATATCTTCGTCAAATCGGAGTGCCATTTAGTCAAGCCTATGTAGAAACAGTGGTGGCGCGAAATGCAGAAATCGCTAAAATTTTAGTTAAATTATTTAAATATTATTTTGATCCTAGTCGGCAAGATGAATCCGGTAGTGTGACGGCTAGTCTGGAAAAAAGTTTACATACTGCCTTGGATGCAGTCGTGAGTCTAGACGAAGATCGCATTTTGCGAAATTTATTTGAAGTCATTCAGGCCACGTTGCGAACTAATTATTATCAAACCTGTCAACAGAACAAACCAAAACCGTGGTTGGCTCTTAAGTTGAACCCTAGTCAAATTACAGATTTACCATTGCCTAGACCAATGTATGAAATTTTTGTGTATTCTCCACGTGTTGAGGCGGTTCATTTAAGGGCTGCGAAGGTTGCTCGTGGTGGTATCCGTTGGTCAGATCGTAGAGAAGATTTTCGCACAGAAGTATTAGGTTTAATGAAAGCTCAGCAGGTGAAAAATGCGGTGATAGTTCCTGCCGGGGCTAAAGGTGGTTTCGTTTGCAAGCAATTACCTGAAAATGCTGATCGTGAAGCAGTGATGAATGAAGTGATCATCTGCTATCAAACTTTTATGCGCGGCTTATTGGATTTAACTGATAATTTGCAAAATAATGTGGTTATACATCCCAAAGATGTCGTGCGGTACGATGAAGAAGATCCTTATTTAGTTGTTGCCGCCGATAAAGGTACAGCAAGTTTTTCAGATATTGCGAATGCCATCGCGGCTGAATATAACTTTTGGCTAGGGGATGCGTTTGCTTCAGGTGGCAGTGTTGGTTATGACCATAAAAAAATGGGGATTACCGCTCGTGGAGCTTGGGAATCTGTTAGAAGGCATAGTAGAGCATTAGGGTTCAATCCGGATAAAAATGATTTTACCGTTGTTGGTATTGGTGACATGTCAGGCGATGTTTTTGGTAATGGGATGCTTCTGTCTCATCATATTAAGCTCGTTGCTGCATTTAATCATATGCATGTATTTATTGATCCTAATCCAGATCCAGAAAAAAGCTTTCAAGAAAGAAAACGTTTATTTAATTTACCACGCTCTACTTGGCAGGATTACAATGCCAATTTAATTTCAAAAGGCGGTGGTATTTTTTTACGGTCGCAAAAATCTATCGTATTATCTAGCGAGATTAAAAAGTTATTAGATATTAGTCAAGATTCCATTGCCCCCGATGGATTAATTCGAGCAGTATTAAAAGCCAATGTAGACTTATTATGGAATGGCGGTATTGGTACTTACGTTAAAGCATCGAATGAAAGAAATGCAGATGTCGGTGATAGAACTAACGATAATTTACGTATTGATGCTAAAGAATTACGTTGTCGCATTGTAGCTGAGGGAGGAAATCTTGGTTTAACTCAATTGGGTCGTGTTGAGTATGCTTTAAATGGCGGATTAATTTATACCGACTTCATTGATAACTCTGCCGGTGTTGATTGTTCGGATCATGAAGTTAATTGTAAGATTTTATTGAATGCAGTGGTCGCTTCGGGTGAGATGACTTTTGATCAACGAAATGCATTATTAGCAGAAATGACCGATGAAATTGCTAAACTTGTTCTTTATGATAATTATTGTCAAACACGTACTATTAGTTTAGCGGCTATGCATGCTCAGCAGGAATTAGAATTTCATCGCCGTTACATTCAAGAATTAGAACGGCACGGTAAATTAGACCGAGCATTAGAATTTCTCCCGGATGAAAAGGCCTTATTAGAAAGGAAAGCGTTGGGTAAAGGATTAACTAGTCCTGAGATTGCTGTATTACTTGCGTATACCAAAATGTGGGTAAAAGCTGAGTTACTGGAGAAGCATTCTTTGGAAGAAGACTATTTAAAACGCGTTTTGGAATCTGCTTTTCCAAAACCTTTGCGCGGGCGATTCTCCAAATTTATGCAGCAACATAGTTTGCGTCGTGAAATTATTGCAACCAAGATTAGTAATGCCATGGTTAATGATATGGGCATTACGTTTGTCTTCCGTTTAAAGACTGAAATTGGTGCAGATATTGCTTCAATTGCACGAGCTTATGCAATTGCGCACCATGTGTTTGGTTTTTCTGAGCTACTCGGAATTGCAGAAAACTTAAATGATGATGTAGCCCCAGTGACGCGTTACGCTATTATGCGCCAATTTAATCGGTTGATAAGGCGTGCAACCCGATGGTTTATCTATAACTATAAAGATCAATTAACCGATATTTTAGGAATGGTCGATCGCTTTAAACAATCAATAGTTACACTGAATAAAAACCTACCTAATTTACTTATTGGTGAGGAACGAGAACATTGGGAAAAAAATATTCAAGGACTTATCGAAGCAGGTATATCAGAAGAAATTGCGAAACGTATTGCAAATGTGGATCATGAATACGCTTTATTGGATATTATAGATGCAGCACAGAGAAATAATTTGGCTTTGCAAAATGTAGCTGAACTGTATTTCATGGTGGGTGAAAGATTTGGATTTACATGGTTGCGATCTCAGATTATGAAGATAGCGATTGAAACTTTATGGGACAATTTAGCTAGAGTGATTTTATTGGATGATCTAGATACTCAACAACGTCATTTGACCGTTATTATTTTACAATGTGTTATAGATAAACAAGGTAATAATGAAATCTGCTTGGAACAATGGGAAACAGACAATCAAGATTTTATTCAACGCTGGGAACAATTTTTAGCTGATTTACGTAGCACTGGCGAATTGAAGTTAATGATGTTTTCAGTTGTAATCCGAGAATTAGTCAGTATGGTTAATACCACTAACCTTTCTAAAGTAACAAGCTAG
- the ubiG gene encoding bifunctional 2-polyprenyl-6-hydroxyphenol methylase/3-demethylubiquinol 3-O-methyltransferase UbiG has translation MSASNSDSAEISKFTQMAEQWWDTEGLCKPLHIINPLRLDFITAQQALPGQKVIDIGCGGGILTETLAKKAAQVTGIDKSNSLLEVAKKHAEENQFSIKYHLTDAESFAKNHSQSFDVVCCMELLEHVPDPSSLIQACSDLAKPGASIFFSTINRNPYAYLLAILGAEYFLKLLPRGTHDYKKFIRPSELASAARQANLILQKFQGIHYNPLTQHYALGKDIRVNYLAAFKKRA, from the coding sequence ATGTCAGCTTCTAATAGCGATTCAGCAGAAATCAGCAAGTTTACGCAGATGGCTGAGCAATGGTGGGATACTGAGGGTCTATGCAAACCCTTACACATCATCAATCCTCTGCGCTTAGATTTTATAACAGCACAACAAGCGCTTCCAGGTCAAAAAGTAATCGATATTGGTTGTGGTGGGGGAATATTAACCGAAACATTGGCTAAAAAAGCTGCTCAAGTTACCGGTATTGATAAAAGTAACTCCCTTCTAGAAGTTGCAAAAAAGCATGCAGAAGAAAATCAATTTTCAATCAAATATCACCTTACCGATGCAGAATCATTCGCTAAAAATCATAGTCAGTCCTTTGATGTGGTGTGCTGCATGGAGTTATTGGAACATGTCCCTGACCCCAGCTCGCTTATACAAGCTTGTAGTGACTTAGCTAAACCAGGCGCTAGCATTTTTTTTTCTACTATTAACCGTAACCCCTATGCTTACTTACTAGCCATACTCGGCGCGGAATATTTCTTAAAGCTTCTGCCGCGCGGAACGCATGATTATAAAAAGTTTATTCGCCCTTCAGAGTTGGCTAGCGCAGCTCGACAAGCTAATTTGATACTGCAAAAGTTTCAAGGCATCCACTATAATCCTCTTACCCAACATTATGCCTTAGGAAAAGATATCCGAGTCAATTATCTTGCTGCTTTTAAAAAGCGTGCCTAG
- a CDS encoding HAD-IA family hydrolase, producing the protein MNGNTDKNSSAKSINGILFDLDGTLLDTARDLAAALNHVLTLQQKKPLPIDNIRPAISTGVAGLLKLGLQIEVNDPIFPQLRKQFLDYYTQHICVFTHLFPGVEILINYLQEKKWPWGIVTNKSTSLTKPLIKKFPLLNKAKCIIAGDTLKYSKPHPLPLLYACTCINCLPENCIYVGDAKCDIDAANAAGMYSLIARYGYIGDNEDINNWNASAKISSAHDIVEYLRQFHSGLQ; encoded by the coding sequence TTGAACGGCAACACAGACAAAAATTCAAGTGCGAAAAGTATAAATGGAATACTTTTTGACCTCGACGGAACCCTATTAGATACTGCTAGAGATTTAGCAGCCGCTCTCAATCACGTTTTAACCTTACAACAAAAAAAACCTTTGCCTATTGATAATATTCGACCTGCGATATCTACCGGCGTAGCTGGTTTATTGAAACTTGGACTCCAGATCGAGGTAAACGATCCTATTTTCCCTCAATTACGCAAACAATTTCTTGATTATTACACTCAACATATTTGTGTATTTACTCATTTATTCCCCGGTGTAGAAATTTTAATTAATTACTTACAAGAAAAAAAATGGCCTTGGGGTATTGTCACTAATAAATCGACTAGTTTAACTAAGCCGTTAATAAAAAAATTTCCATTACTCAATAAAGCTAAATGTATTATCGCCGGCGATACACTTAAATATAGTAAACCTCATCCCCTACCTTTATTATATGCGTGTACCTGCATAAACTGCCTTCCTGAAAATTGTATTTATGTTGGTGATGCTAAATGCGATATAGATGCGGCTAATGCCGCCGGTATGTATAGTCTTATCGCCCGGTATGGATATATTGGCGATAATGAAGATATTAATAACTGGAATGCTTCTGCAAAAATTTCTTCTGCGCACGATATTGTTGAATACTTAAGGCAATTTCATTCCGGACTGCAATAA
- a CDS encoding acyl-CoA thioesterase — protein MTNLLEPTLRVKTRPNDANKAGDIFGGWLMSQIDIAGAIAAAQRAKGPVVTVAVKELRFLKPLFIYDIASFYTKIIAIGKTSVTIQVEVYAKRYQEGVNESTQIKVSEASLIYVAVSKPGEKRLIPNEE, from the coding sequence ATGACTAATTTGTTAGAACCTACTTTACGGGTAAAAACCAGGCCTAACGATGCCAATAAAGCCGGCGATATTTTTGGTGGTTGGCTGATGTCACAAATCGACATTGCTGGAGCTATTGCTGCTGCGCAACGCGCTAAGGGCCCTGTCGTTACCGTTGCTGTCAAAGAATTAAGGTTCTTAAAACCTTTGTTTATTTATGATATTGCAAGCTTTTATACCAAGATTATCGCAATAGGAAAAACTTCAGTAACAATACAGGTAGAAGTCTATGCAAAACGTTACCAAGAAGGAGTGAATGAATCTACTCAAATTAAAGTTTCGGAAGCCAGTCTAATTTATGTAGCAGTATCAAAACCTGGAGAAAAACGTTTAATCCCCAACGAAGAATAA
- the minE gene encoding cell division topological specificity factor MinE translates to MSLLDYIFRNKPKNTATLAKERLQIIVSHERRTENNSDFLPRLQQELIEVIAKYVDIDQDQVKVELERTGNCSILELNITLPNAEITVGNGV, encoded by the coding sequence ATGAGCTTGTTAGATTATATTTTTAGAAATAAACCTAAAAACACTGCGACGCTTGCTAAAGAGCGTTTACAAATTATTGTATCTCATGAACGCAGAACCGAGAATAATTCCGACTTTTTACCGAGATTACAGCAGGAATTGATTGAAGTCATTGCTAAATATGTCGATATCGATCAAGACCAAGTGAAAGTTGAGCTCGAACGAACTGGGAATTGCTCGATATTAGAATTAAATATAACGCTACCTAATGCAGAAATAACTGTAGGTAATGGTGTTTAA
- the minD gene encoding septum site-determining protein MinD: protein MAEIIVITSGKGGVGKTTSSAAMAAGLAFRGFKTVVIDFDIGLRNLDLIMGCERRVVFDFVNVIRGEANIKQALIKDKRLENLYILPASQTRDKDALTKEGVEKILDELKKDFDYILCDSPAGIERGATLAMYFADTAIVVSNPEVSSVRDSDRMLGILDSKSRRAELGLEPVKQHLLLTRYSLTRVEKGDMLSVDDVLDILSIPLLSVIPESQAVLRASNAGVPVTLNGESDAHQAYADAVSRLLGEEIPFKFIKLEKKGLLRRLFGREEVAT from the coding sequence TTGGCTGAAATTATTGTTATTACATCTGGAAAGGGTGGTGTCGGAAAAACGACAAGTAGTGCTGCGATGGCAGCAGGTCTTGCTTTTCGGGGGTTTAAAACAGTCGTTATTGATTTTGATATTGGTTTACGTAATCTCGATTTAATTATGGGTTGCGAAAGACGAGTTGTTTTTGATTTTGTGAATGTGATTCGCGGCGAAGCGAATATTAAACAAGCTTTAATTAAAGATAAAAGGCTAGAGAATCTTTATATTCTACCTGCTTCACAAACTCGAGATAAAGATGCTTTGACTAAGGAAGGCGTGGAAAAAATTTTAGACGAACTCAAAAAAGATTTTGATTATATTCTTTGTGATTCACCTGCCGGTATAGAACGCGGTGCAACCTTAGCCATGTATTTTGCTGATACAGCGATTGTTGTCAGCAACCCGGAAGTTTCTTCTGTTAGAGATTCCGATAGAATGTTAGGAATCCTAGATAGTAAATCGAGACGTGCTGAATTAGGTCTTGAACCAGTGAAGCAACATTTACTCCTGACACGTTATTCTTTAACACGAGTAGAAAAGGGCGATATGCTTAGCGTGGATGATGTGTTGGATATATTATCCATCCCCTTATTGAGCGTTATTCCAGAATCACAAGCGGTATTACGCGCATCCAATGCGGGTGTACCCGTTACGTTAAACGGAGAAAGCGATGCGCACCAGGCTTATGCGGATGCTGTTTCTCGCTTATTAGGCGAAGAAATACCTTTTAAATTTATTAAACTAGAAAAGAAAGGTTTGTTACGTCGTCTCTTTGGCCGTGAGGAGGTAGCAACATGA
- the recO gene encoding DNA repair protein RecO has product MLSTEQLQAAYILHTRPYRDTSLLIDAFTASQGRINLIAKGARGVRGKKSRFKGSLQAFVPLLLSWRGKTDLMNLLNAEPHPISLPHLTGKLLVCGLYLNELLIRLLYRYDPYPHLFQDYQTALCNLPDNPAIALRLFEKKLLAELGYALYLDKDSQTNQALLPSQSYQFIPSQGLVVCLNKSLPKQSVFSGASLLAMHHEAWDTPIHLLDAKRLFRLALNYLLEGKTIRSRELLMLS; this is encoded by the coding sequence ATGCTAAGCACCGAACAACTACAAGCTGCGTATATTTTGCACACCCGTCCTTATCGAGACACTAGTTTATTAATAGACGCATTTACAGCTTCGCAAGGTAGAATAAATCTTATTGCCAAAGGCGCGCGTGGAGTACGTGGAAAAAAATCACGCTTCAAAGGATCACTACAAGCTTTTGTACCCTTGCTACTTTCTTGGCGCGGCAAAACTGATCTCATGAATTTACTCAATGCAGAACCCCATCCTATTTCTCTTCCTCATTTAACAGGTAAACTTTTAGTTTGTGGTCTTTATCTCAATGAACTATTAATCCGTTTACTTTATCGTTACGATCCTTATCCGCATTTGTTCCAAGATTATCAAACGGCGCTGTGCAACTTACCTGACAATCCAGCTATTGCTTTACGTTTGTTTGAAAAAAAACTACTCGCTGAATTAGGTTATGCTTTATATCTGGATAAAGATAGTCAAACCAACCAAGCTCTTTTACCTTCTCAATCTTACCAATTTATACCAAGTCAAGGCTTAGTTGTTTGCTTAAATAAATCACTACCAAAACAATCAGTTTTTTCTGGCGCATCACTTTTGGCGATGCACCATGAAGCATGGGATACACCTATACATTTATTAGATGCAAAGCGTTTATTTCGTCTTGCTCTAAACTATCTACTCGAAGGCAAAACTATCCGTAGTCGTGAATTATTAATGCTGTCATAG
- a CDS encoding glycine zipper 2TM domain-containing protein yields the protein MKFHIHCLLSILGLSLLAGCASSLSPDVYTTSGAGQVQRVVKGVVTSSRVVKVTGNSELGVGGIAGGALGAIAGSEIGGGRGSLASGIGGALLGGFAGNQIQKGLSTQTGVEYVVKLRNNSLISVVQAPTPTFNRGQHVLVQYGVGGRPRIIADPDY from the coding sequence ATGAAGTTTCACATCCATTGCTTACTCTCTATCCTAGGTCTATCACTTTTAGCAGGTTGTGCGTCTTCTTTATCGCCGGACGTTTATACTACAAGTGGAGCTGGACAAGTTCAGCGTGTTGTTAAAGGTGTGGTAACCAGTAGCCGAGTTGTGAAAGTAACCGGAAATAGCGAGCTTGGTGTTGGAGGTATAGCCGGAGGTGCTTTAGGTGCTATTGCTGGCTCCGAAATAGGTGGAGGGAGAGGTAGTTTAGCCAGCGGAATTGGTGGCGCTCTATTAGGCGGTTTTGCAGGCAATCAAATTCAAAAAGGTCTTTCAACACAAACCGGCGTTGAATATGTAGTTAAACTCAGAAATAACTCGTTAATTTCTGTTGTACAAGCACCGACGCCAACTTTTAATCGCGGCCAGCATGTATTAGTACAATATGGTGTTGGTGGTCGTCCGCGCATCATTGCTGATCCCGATTACTAG
- a CDS encoding AmpG family muropeptide MFS transporter, producing MSTTKLSKRNLFSTLLLGFSSGLPLALTSSTLQAWFTVTGASLLAIGSLGLIGQPYIYKFLWAPLLDRWIPPLLGRRRGWIILIQFALIVAISLMALANPQTSASLLISVAFLVAFLSASQDIAIDAYRTDILKPNERGLGTTLYSWGYRAAMLVSGAAALALAEYIGWRSTYLLMACLIVIGLFGAWFGEEPHDDEEKHPPTTLRAAVIEPFRDFLSRKSAWLILLFILLYKFGDALSVSLTTPFLIRGLGFSLSTVAFVNKGIGFVATMLGLLAGGVLMARISLFRALLYFGILQAVAILTFLHLAIVGHNYHWLIFAVSIDSFCNAMGSVAFVALFMSLCNHRYTATQFALFTAFSSVGRVFVGPLAGLIATYYSWPVFFVLSLAASLPGLGLLWYLRNNFNNNHSDTVLEKTA from the coding sequence ATGTCTACGACTAAACTCAGTAAACGAAATCTATTTTCGACTTTATTATTAGGATTTTCATCCGGTTTACCGCTCGCATTAACCTCTAGCACACTACAAGCTTGGTTTACAGTAACGGGTGCCAGTTTGCTGGCTATAGGTAGTTTAGGGTTAATCGGTCAACCTTATATCTATAAATTTCTTTGGGCGCCTTTACTTGATCGTTGGATCCCTCCTCTATTAGGACGGCGACGCGGTTGGATCATCCTTATCCAATTTGCTTTAATAGTAGCGATTTCTCTCATGGCTTTGGCTAATCCTCAAACCAGTGCTTCATTATTAATATCCGTTGCTTTTCTAGTTGCTTTTCTTTCAGCTTCACAGGACATTGCTATCGATGCGTATCGAACAGATATTCTTAAACCTAACGAACGAGGATTAGGAACCACATTGTATAGTTGGGGATATAGGGCTGCTATGCTAGTTTCTGGTGCAGCAGCACTTGCTTTAGCTGAATATATTGGCTGGCGTAGTACGTATTTGTTGATGGCATGTTTAATAGTTATTGGTCTTTTTGGCGCCTGGTTTGGTGAAGAACCTCATGATGATGAAGAAAAACACCCTCCCACTACTTTACGCGCTGCAGTCATTGAGCCTTTTAGAGATTTCTTAAGCCGAAAGTCTGCTTGGTTAATTTTATTATTTATTTTACTCTATAAGTTCGGTGATGCACTGAGTGTTTCGTTAACTACTCCTTTTCTAATTCGTGGCTTAGGCTTTTCTTTAAGCACCGTAGCTTTTGTTAATAAAGGAATCGGTTTCGTCGCTACCATGCTAGGACTTCTTGCAGGTGGGGTTTTAATGGCACGTATTAGTTTATTTCGCGCTTTGTTATATTTTGGTATTTTACAAGCTGTGGCCATTTTAACTTTTCTGCATCTGGCTATTGTCGGACATAATTACCATTGGCTGATTTTTGCGGTTTCTATCGATAGTTTTTGTAATGCCATGGGGAGTGTCGCTTTCGTCGCCTTATTCATGAGCTTATGCAATCATCGCTATACAGCCACCCAATTTGCTCTATTTACAGCATTCTCTAGTGTTGGGCGTGTTTTTGTAGGCCCACTAGCAGGTCTAATTGCTACCTATTATAGTTGGCCCGTATTTTTTGTATTATCGCTTGCAGCTTCTCTACCTGGCCTAGGCTTATTATGGTATTTACGAAACAACTTTAATAACAACCACTCTGATACTGTCCTGGAAAAAACTGCTTGA
- the groES gene encoding co-chaperone GroES — MSVALEKPLVENLVPMNDRILVKRDEEEERSVGGIVIPDTAKEKPVRGTVVAVGHGKRLKSGQIQTLSIKVADKIYFGKYSGTEIKLDGREYLIMREDDVLAIIKD; from the coding sequence ATGAGTGTTGCATTAGAAAAACCTTTAGTTGAAAATTTAGTTCCTATGAACGATCGCATTCTCGTCAAACGAGATGAAGAAGAAGAAAGATCCGTAGGTGGTATTGTTATTCCAGATACCGCAAAAGAGAAACCTGTTAGGGGTACGGTAGTCGCTGTAGGGCATGGTAAACGCTTGAAATCAGGTCAAATTCAAACGTTAAGTATTAAAGTAGCCGATAAAATATATTTCGGAAAATATAGTGGAACTGAAATCAAACTTGATGGTAGAGAATATCTCATCATGCGTGAAGATGATGTTCTGGCGATAATCAAAGATTAA